The Pangasianodon hypophthalmus isolate fPanHyp1 chromosome 2, fPanHyp1.pri, whole genome shotgun sequence genome window below encodes:
- the LOC128317725 gene encoding myosin heavy chain, embryonic smooth muscle isoform: MKQLKRQLEEAEEEATRANASRRKLQRELEDATEASDAMNREVNTLKSKLRRGGDFTLNVRRVARGGLDSEEDMDVTSETSETTPE; this comes from the exons ATGAAGCAGCTGAAGCGTCAGTTGGAGGAGGCGGAGGAAGAAGCGACGCGCGCCAACGCCTCCCGCAGGAAGTTACAGAGAGAGCTGGAGGACGCCACAGAGGCCAGCGACGCCATGAACCGTGAAGTCAACACGCTGAAGAGCAAGCTCAG ACGTGGCGGCGATTTCACCCTCAACGTGCGCCGCGTGGCCCGTGGCGGCCTGGACAGCGAGGAGGACATGGACGTGACCAGTGAGACATCCGAGACCACACCTGAGTAA